One segment of Aquimarina sp. BL5 DNA contains the following:
- the queA gene encoding tRNA preQ1(34) S-adenosylmethionine ribosyltransferase-isomerase QueA, whose amino-acid sequence MKLSHFSFDLPQDLLAEYPSENRDEARLMVLNRKDQTIEHKQFKDLIDYFEPNDVMVLNNTKVFPARLYGNKEKTGARIEVFLLRELNSETRLWDVLVDPARKIRIGNKLYFGDDESLVAEVIDNTTSRGRTLRFLYDGSYDEFRQKLTDLGETPLPKYIKRDAEPEDEERYQTIYAKNEGAVAAPTAGLHFSKHLMKRLEIKGVDFAEITLHVGLGTFNPVEVEDLSKHKMDSEEAYITARATETINNGITNKQRICAVGTTVMRALESSVSSDNTLNEFRGWTNKFIFPPYDFSIANSMITNFHTPKSTLLMMVSAFAGHDFIKEAYEEAVKEKYKFYSYGDAMLII is encoded by the coding sequence ATGAAGTTATCACATTTTAGTTTTGATCTTCCACAAGATTTATTAGCGGAATATCCCTCAGAAAATAGGGATGAAGCTCGTTTAATGGTTCTGAATAGAAAAGATCAAACAATAGAGCATAAGCAATTTAAAGATCTTATCGATTATTTTGAACCTAACGATGTTATGGTTCTTAATAATACCAAAGTTTTTCCAGCTAGATTATATGGTAATAAGGAGAAAACGGGTGCTAGAATTGAAGTGTTTTTATTACGTGAATTAAATTCAGAAACTCGTCTTTGGGATGTACTTGTAGATCCTGCTCGTAAAATTAGAATTGGTAATAAGTTATATTTTGGTGATGACGAAAGCTTAGTAGCAGAGGTAATAGATAATACCACTTCTAGAGGACGTACACTTCGCTTTTTGTATGATGGTTCTTATGATGAATTCAGACAAAAGCTTACGGATTTGGGAGAAACTCCTTTACCAAAATATATAAAGAGAGATGCCGAGCCAGAAGATGAAGAAAGATACCAAACAATTTACGCTAAGAACGAAGGAGCTGTTGCTGCGCCTACTGCAGGTTTGCACTTTTCTAAACACTTAATGAAACGTTTAGAAATTAAAGGGGTGGATTTTGCGGAGATTACACTTCACGTTGGTTTAGGTACTTTTAATCCAGTAGAGGTTGAAGATTTATCCAAACACAAAATGGATAGCGAAGAAGCATACATAACAGCACGTGCTACTGAAACTATTAATAATGGTATTACCAATAAGCAAAGAATCTGTGCAGTTGGTACCACTGTAATGAGAGCACTAGAAAGTTCTGTTTCTTCAGACAATACATTAAATGAGTTTAGAGGATGGACAAATAAGTTTATATTTCCTCCGTATGATTTTAGTATAGCTAATAGTATGATAACAAATTTTCATACGCCAAAATCTACTTTATTAATGATGGTTTCTGCTTTTGCAGGACACGATTTTATCAAAGAAGCATATGAAGAAGCTGTGAAAGAAAAATACAAGTTTTATTCCTATGGTGATGCTATGTTAATTATATAA
- a CDS encoding 3-phosphoshikimate 1-carboxyvinyltransferase — translation MNLKLKRISNIKSNTLQITGSKSETNRLLILQSLYPEIEIENVSNSDDSQLMQAALASKDELVDIYHAGTAMRFLTAYFAVQKGRQTVLTGSNRMQERPIKILVEGLRQLGCDINYEKEEGFPPIKIIGKDPISNRVSLAANVSSQYISALMLIASSLSDGLEIVLEGKVTSVPYIEMTLSLLRDIGISGSFENNVISIKPVKVVSPKLVVVESDWSSASYFYSIVALSMGSTITLGSYKQSSYQGDSALADIYKKLGVETIFNNNKITLKQIPLPNDSKVLELDLANSPDIAQTIAVTCFGLGKACYLKGLHTLKIKETDRLEALKTEIEKLGGEVTITEDSLRLAPARSIRSEISIDTYHDHRMAMAFAPLALRTTLFINDADVVSKSYPDFWDDLKKLDFKVL, via the coding sequence ATGAATTTGAAATTAAAACGCATTTCGAATATTAAAAGCAATACATTACAAATCACTGGATCCAAGAGTGAAACGAATAGGTTATTGATCTTGCAGTCACTATATCCCGAGATAGAAATTGAAAATGTATCAAACAGTGATGATTCACAGTTAATGCAGGCTGCATTGGCAAGCAAAGATGAGCTTGTGGATATATACCATGCAGGAACAGCAATGCGTTTTCTTACTGCTTATTTTGCAGTACAAAAAGGAAGACAAACTGTTTTAACGGGTAGTAATCGAATGCAGGAGCGTCCCATTAAAATTCTTGTAGAAGGACTTAGACAATTGGGATGTGATATTAACTACGAAAAAGAAGAAGGATTTCCACCAATAAAAATTATTGGGAAAGATCCAATATCGAATAGAGTTTCATTAGCAGCCAATGTAAGTAGTCAATATATTTCAGCATTGATGTTAATTGCATCATCACTATCAGACGGTTTAGAAATTGTATTAGAAGGAAAAGTCACTTCCGTACCGTATATAGAAATGACATTAAGTTTGCTTAGAGATATTGGAATTTCAGGAAGTTTTGAAAATAATGTAATAAGTATTAAACCGGTAAAAGTAGTTTCTCCAAAACTAGTAGTAGTCGAATCTGATTGGAGCTCCGCTTCATACTTCTACAGTATCGTGGCGTTGTCTATGGGTAGTACTATAACATTAGGAAGTTACAAACAAAGTAGCTATCAGGGTGACTCGGCTTTAGCAGATATTTATAAAAAACTTGGGGTAGAAACTATTTTTAATAACAACAAGATTACTTTAAAACAGATTCCTTTACCAAATGATTCAAAAGTGTTAGAATTAGATTTGGCTAACTCACCTGATATAGCTCAAACAATTGCTGTTACTTGTTTTGGTTTAGGAAAAGCTTGCTATCTCAAAGGATTACATACACTAAAGATAAAGGAAACAGATAGGTTAGAAGCGTTAAAAACAGAAATTGAAAAATTAGGAGGCGAAGTCACCATAACAGAAGATTCACTAAGATTAGCTCCTGCTAGATCAATTAGATCAGAGATTTCTATAGATACATATCATGATCATCGCATGGCTATGGCTTTTGCTCCATTAGCTTTAAGAACAACACTGTTTATAAATGATGCTGATGTAGTATCAAAATCGTATCCAGATTTTTGGGATGATTTAAAGAAATTAGATTTTAAAGTCCTGTAA
- a CDS encoding polyprenyl synthetase family protein, whose translation MKVVEQIKLPIIDEMELFEQKFSQSMYSKVALLNRITHYIVNRKGKQMRPMFVFLVAKMVSGGEIEERTYRGASVIELIHTASLVHDDVVDDSNRRRGFFSVNALWKNKIAVLIGDYLLSKGMLVCIDNDDFDLLKIISVAVREIVEGELLQIEKARNLDITEEIYYEIIRQKTATLIAACCSLGACSVEPNSDSVEKMRKFGELIGMAFQIKDDLFDYGDTAIGKPTGIDIKEQKMTLPLIYTLNHCTKEKKKWLINSVKNHNKNKKRVKEVIDFVKMSGGLEYATSIMHQFKEDALAILSEYPESEYKSSLELMVNYVIDRKK comes from the coding sequence TTGAAAGTTGTAGAGCAAATAAAACTACCTATAATCGATGAGATGGAACTTTTTGAACAAAAGTTTTCTCAATCAATGTATTCTAAAGTAGCTTTACTCAATAGAATCACGCATTATATTGTAAATAGAAAAGGAAAACAGATGCGTCCCATGTTTGTTTTTCTTGTGGCTAAAATGGTATCTGGAGGTGAGATAGAAGAACGCACCTATCGCGGAGCTTCGGTTATAGAATTGATACATACAGCTAGTCTCGTTCACGATGATGTAGTGGATGATTCTAATCGCCGTAGAGGCTTTTTTTCTGTCAATGCCCTTTGGAAAAATAAGATTGCCGTACTTATAGGTGACTATCTACTTTCAAAAGGAATGTTGGTTTGTATTGATAATGATGATTTTGATCTACTAAAAATCATCTCTGTTGCAGTTAGAGAGATTGTAGAAGGTGAGTTGTTACAAATTGAAAAAGCAAGAAATCTCGATATTACAGAAGAAATTTATTATGAGATCATCCGCCAGAAAACGGCTACCTTAATAGCGGCTTGTTGTAGTTTAGGAGCTTGTTCAGTAGAGCCAAATTCCGATTCGGTAGAAAAGATGAGGAAATTCGGAGAGCTAATTGGAATGGCGTTTCAGATCAAAGATGATTTGTTTGATTATGGAGATACTGCAATTGGTAAACCTACTGGTATTGATATTAAAGAACAAAAGATGACATTGCCATTAATTTATACATTAAATCACTGTACAAAAGAAAAAAAGAAATGGCTTATTAACTCTGTTAAAAATCATAATAAGAATAAAAAACGAGTTAAAGAGGTTATTGATTTTGTAAAAATGAGTGGTGGACTAGAGTATGCTACTAGTATAATGCACCAATTTAAAGAAGATGCATTGGCTATATTATCTGAGTACCCAGAATCAGAATACAAATCTTCATTAGAATTAATGGTTAATTACGTTATTGATCGAAAGAAATAG
- a CDS encoding nucleotide pyrophosphohydrolase, with protein MNIQNAQKAVDDWIKNHGVRYFNELTNMAQLTEEVGEVARIIARRYGEQSEKESDKNKDLGEELADVMFVVLCLANQTGIDLQEAFDKKLDIKTKRDHDRHHNNDKLK; from the coding sequence ATGAATATTCAAAACGCTCAGAAAGCCGTAGACGATTGGATTAAAAATCATGGTGTTAGGTATTTTAATGAGCTAACAAATATGGCTCAACTCACAGAAGAAGTTGGTGAAGTGGCTAGAATAATAGCACGTAGATACGGCGAACAAAGCGAGAAAGAAAGTGATAAGAATAAAGATTTAGGTGAAGAGTTGGCTGATGTGATGTTTGTGGTCTTGTGTCTTGCTAATCAGACTGGGATTGATCTTCAGGAAGCATTCGATAAAAAGCTAGATATTAAAACAAAAAGAGACCACGATCGCCATCATAATAATGATAAATTAAAATAA
- the rlmN gene encoding 23S rRNA (adenine(2503)-C(2))-methyltransferase RlmN: MKSKKKDIRALTKEQLREFFVSSGDKAFRGNQVYEWLWSKGAHSFENMTNISKTTREILEDNFVINHIKVDQMQRSTDGTIKNAVRLHDGLVVESVLIPTPSRTTACVSSQVGCSLDCRFCATSRLKRMRNLNPDEIYDQVIAIDNESRLYHNRPLSNIVFMGMGEPLMNYNNVLKAIDKITSPEGLGMSPKRITVSTSGVPKMIKKMADDQVRFKLAVSLHSAIDEVRTNIMPFNENFPLTDLKEALEYWYEKTKSRITYEYVVWEGINDRKEDVDALLKFCSYVPCKINLIEYNPIDDGEFQQASNAAIENYINALESRGFVVNVRRSRGKDIDAACGQLANKT; encoded by the coding sequence ATGAAGTCAAAAAAGAAAGACATACGAGCTCTGACAAAAGAGCAACTTCGAGAATTTTTTGTGTCAAGTGGAGATAAAGCTTTTCGTGGCAATCAAGTATATGAATGGTTGTGGAGTAAAGGTGCTCACAGTTTTGAGAATATGACCAATATCTCAAAGACTACAAGAGAAATATTAGAAGATAATTTTGTGATTAATCATATCAAGGTTGATCAAATGCAGCGTAGTACAGATGGTACTATTAAAAATGCTGTTCGACTTCATGATGGTTTAGTGGTAGAATCCGTTTTAATTCCTACTCCAAGTAGAACAACTGCTTGTGTTTCATCACAAGTTGGCTGCAGTTTAGATTGTAGGTTTTGTGCTACTTCTCGTTTGAAAAGAATGAGGAATCTTAATCCTGATGAAATTTATGATCAAGTTATCGCTATTGATAACGAAAGTAGGTTATATCATAATCGTCCATTATCTAATATTGTTTTTATGGGAATGGGAGAGCCATTAATGAACTATAATAACGTTCTAAAGGCAATTGATAAAATTACCTCTCCTGAAGGTTTAGGCATGTCTCCTAAAAGAATTACTGTATCTACTTCTGGAGTGCCAAAAATGATTAAGAAGATGGCTGATGATCAAGTACGGTTTAAATTAGCAGTATCTCTACATTCTGCAATTGATGAGGTGAGAACTAATATAATGCCATTTAATGAAAACTTTCCGCTTACAGATCTAAAAGAAGCATTAGAGTACTGGTACGAGAAAACCAAAAGTAGAATAACCTATGAATATGTAGTTTGGGAAGGAATTAATGATAGAAAAGAAGATGTAGATGCGTTATTAAAGTTTTGTTCATATGTCCCATGTAAAATAAACTTAATAGAATACAATCCAATTGATGATGGAGAGTTTCAACAAGCATCGAATGCAGCAATAGAAAATTATATAAATGCATTAGAGTCAAGAGGTTTTGTGGTGAATGTGCGCAGAAGTAGAGGGAAAGATATTGATGCAGCTTGTGGACAATTAGCGAATAAGACGTAA
- a CDS encoding RNA polymerase sigma factor, which produces MKVIQFYKNETQLIKKATKEHRDAQCQLYDKYSPKMLSVCRRYVRDIHFAEEVMLSGFLKVFTNLKQFNFEGSFEGWVRRIMVNESISFLRKQKQVLFTEDISVYHEESWNNINIELEVEQIQELIDSLPEGYKMVFVLYAVEGYKHNEIAKMLEVSESTSKSQLFKARKMLQQKLNEQNKISNGAIKI; this is translated from the coding sequence TTGAAAGTTATTCAGTTTTATAAAAACGAAACACAGCTTATCAAGAAAGCTACCAAAGAACATCGTGATGCTCAGTGTCAGCTGTATGACAAATATTCTCCTAAAATGCTAAGCGTATGCAGGCGTTATGTTAGAGATATTCATTTTGCAGAAGAAGTAATGCTAAGTGGTTTTCTTAAGGTGTTTACAAATTTAAAACAATTTAATTTTGAAGGAAGTTTTGAAGGATGGGTTCGAAGGATTATGGTTAACGAATCGATATCATTCTTAAGAAAACAAAAGCAAGTATTATTTACAGAGGATATCTCAGTGTATCACGAAGAATCTTGGAATAACATCAATATAGAATTAGAAGTAGAGCAGATACAGGAATTGATAGATAGTTTGCCAGAAGGTTATAAAATGGTGTTTGTATTATATGCTGTAGAAGGATATAAACATAATGAGATTGCTAAAATGTTAGAAGTAAGTGAGAGCACTTCGAAATCTCAACTTTTTAAGGCAAGAAAAATGCTACAGCAAAAGTTAAACGAACAAAATAAGATTAGTAATGGCGCCATTAAAATTTGA
- a CDS encoding chalcone isomerase family protein, giving the protein MNRILHIVLFFVTFISFSQTKVGNLHFNDIDVFENTELMLNGAGETDKLYTIGLYLDFEVDGVEDGLMVADKNATMALTIKTISDISNEELKGIIRNGLERATDGNSYLMEDNIRDFLKLLPKAINKYEIFKIVYTKDENLTLYKNKERLGAVKNSLEFKKALFKIWLGDNPVDTELKEDLLGTFDTNPILGQWKAYDKKTGVAINIVQLYMIKNKVFGSVQQMLRQSERDAVCYQCEGDDKNQPVEGLVIIKNLRNKSGFKYVDGRFTDITTGKVSICQIWIDEDDMNVLNVRYKGGGGVHQWKRVENTRKDNREDFRTVKF; this is encoded by the coding sequence ATGAACAGAATATTACACATCGTTTTGTTTTTTGTAACCTTCATTTCATTTTCACAAACCAAGGTCGGTAATCTTCATTTTAATGATATTGATGTTTTTGAAAACACTGAGCTAATGCTTAATGGAGCTGGAGAAACAGATAAGCTATATACTATCGGCTTATATCTAGATTTTGAAGTAGATGGAGTTGAAGATGGACTTATGGTAGCAGATAAAAATGCTACTATGGCACTTACTATTAAAACAATTTCTGATATTTCTAATGAGGAATTAAAAGGAATTATAAGAAATGGATTAGAGCGAGCCACTGATGGGAATAGCTATCTAATGGAAGATAATATTAGAGATTTTCTTAAACTTCTTCCGAAAGCGATCAATAAGTATGAGATTTTTAAAATAGTATATACTAAAGATGAAAATCTTACTCTCTACAAAAATAAAGAAAGACTTGGAGCTGTAAAAAACAGTCTAGAGTTCAAAAAAGCGCTTTTTAAAATTTGGTTAGGAGATAATCCTGTTGACACTGAACTAAAAGAGGATCTATTAGGAACATTTGATACTAACCCGATATTAGGTCAATGGAAAGCATATGATAAAAAAACAGGAGTAGCAATTAATATTGTTCAGTTGTATATGATAAAAAATAAAGTTTTTGGATCTGTACAACAAATGTTACGTCAATCAGAAAGAGATGCAGTATGTTATCAATGTGAAGGAGATGATAAAAATCAGCCGGTAGAAGGATTGGTTATTATAAAAAACTTAAGAAATAAAAGTGGGTTTAAGTACGTAGATGGTAGATTTACAGATATCACAACTGGAAAAGTATCAATCTGTCAAATATGGATAGATGAAGATGATATGAATGTACTTAATGTAAGATATAAAGGCGGAGGCGGTGTACATCAATGGAAGCGCGTTGAAAACACACGTAAAGATAATCGAGAAGACTTTCGTACAGTAAAATTCTAA
- a CDS encoding T9SS-dependent choice-of-anchor J family protein: MKTKFYYVAFLMLCSFGMLAQVGPKKANTISESVYMREIQAFSKMDNIISAKDQGHVAPPKRRGSNTVVPGKGFPKGEDPFYTGVEKSASGVQMRAPLASFDAHIGTVLNDATGAIGPNHYVYAFNSGFGILDRAGNVLLPEASLATLFPGESLGDPVVVYDNFADRFIIMQFSNTPNGFLIAVSQGPDPVNSGWFTYRFNTGTFPDYEKLSIWSDGYYITANKDQNAPDSNDVVFAVNRDQMLAGEASAQLIGFPLPGAETNGFYSPGGSNATGTTLPPVGVGHSIIYLQDDSWAGVSNDHLKVWTTNVDWANPGNSSISQPQEITTSPFDSVFDGGSFQNLDEPGNGPDIDALQATMMYMTQYRRFGTHNSMVLNFVVDLDGTDSLAGIRWYELRQTADGQPWTIFQEGTYVQPDGLSAFCGSIAQDSLGNIGLAYTVVSSSVFTSLRYTGRLANDPLGTMTMAEEVSADGDAQNNRSDGRYGDYGQMTIDPLDDMTFWHIAEYMKGPAPNVRRSHVVAFKIEPAIIDEEAPSTPANLAASNTTARETTLSWDASTDNIGVTGYDVYQDGVVVTTAAGTTTTITGLTPETTYSFFVIAKDASGNESGSSNTVSITTLESTTGPGCLDGIVAPYAESFEAGLGAWSQAAGDDLDWTVDAGGTPSNNTGPSSAVDGSNYIYVEASGNGTGFPNKQAILNSPCFDLNDATSASFSFQYHAFGANNFGSLDVEASNDEGATWTSIWSISGNQGNSWQAASIDLSAYLGSGLQLRFNRVTGTTWRADAAIDDVRLTAGGGSGGGDCVSGDVTLSITFDNYPQETSWTLTNSGGTIVASESYSTANPDGSTVTETFAGLANDTYTFTISDSFGDGICCGFGNGSYTLSSAGGTIVTGGDFGSSEATDFCIEGGARLDTYPLSGLRSVDNDAFKIYPNPASNILNVTVGDKSIDNVKIFSMFGQLVKEITNQGTQQQIDISNLASGTYFIRFTSDKEELLVTRKFIISE, translated from the coding sequence ATGAAAACAAAATTCTATTACGTAGCATTTCTTATGCTTTGCAGTTTTGGTATGCTTGCCCAAGTAGGACCAAAAAAAGCCAATACTATTAGTGAGTCTGTTTATATGAGAGAAATACAGGCATTCTCCAAAATGGATAATATTATTTCGGCAAAGGACCAAGGGCATGTTGCTCCTCCCAAAAGAAGAGGGTCTAATACAGTAGTTCCTGGTAAAGGATTTCCAAAAGGAGAAGATCCTTTTTATACTGGTGTTGAGAAAAGTGCATCAGGTGTTCAAATGAGAGCGCCATTAGCTTCATTTGATGCACACATTGGGACGGTTCTAAATGATGCTACAGGAGCAATTGGACCCAATCACTATGTATATGCTTTTAACTCTGGTTTTGGTATTTTGGATAGAGCAGGAAATGTGCTGTTGCCAGAAGCATCACTTGCAACTTTATTTCCAGGAGAATCACTAGGAGATCCAGTAGTGGTTTATGATAATTTTGCAGATAGATTTATTATAATGCAATTCAGTAATACTCCAAATGGATTTCTAATTGCAGTAAGTCAGGGGCCAGATCCGGTAAACTCAGGATGGTTTACATATCGTTTCAATACAGGAACATTTCCTGATTATGAAAAATTATCAATCTGGAGTGATGGATATTACATTACCGCTAATAAGGATCAAAATGCTCCTGATAGCAATGATGTAGTATTTGCAGTAAATAGAGATCAAATGCTTGCAGGAGAGGCTTCTGCTCAGTTAATTGGATTTCCACTTCCTGGAGCAGAAACAAATGGATTCTACAGTCCAGGAGGATCAAATGCAACAGGTACTACGTTGCCTCCAGTTGGGGTTGGACACTCTATAATTTATTTACAAGATGATAGTTGGGCAGGTGTTTCTAATGATCACTTGAAAGTTTGGACAACTAATGTTGACTGGGCTAATCCTGGTAATTCTTCAATTTCGCAACCACAGGAGATCACTACTTCTCCTTTTGATAGTGTATTTGATGGCGGTTCATTTCAGAATTTAGATGAGCCTGGTAATGGTCCTGATATCGATGCTTTACAAGCTACTATGATGTATATGACACAGTATAGACGATTTGGAACTCATAATTCGATGGTACTAAATTTTGTTGTTGATTTAGATGGTACTGATAGTCTAGCAGGTATTCGTTGGTATGAATTAAGGCAAACTGCAGATGGACAGCCATGGACAATTTTTCAAGAAGGTACTTATGTACAACCAGATGGTTTAAGTGCATTTTGCGGTAGTATTGCTCAAGATTCTCTAGGTAATATTGGATTAGCATACACAGTAGTTAGTAGTTCTGTATTTACTTCACTTAGGTATACTGGTCGTCTGGCTAATGATCCGCTAGGTACTATGACAATGGCAGAAGAAGTTTCTGCTGATGGGGATGCTCAAAATAATAGATCGGATGGTCGTTATGGAGATTATGGGCAAATGACTATTGATCCATTAGATGATATGACTTTCTGGCATATTGCAGAATATATGAAAGGTCCAGCTCCTAATGTTAGAAGAAGTCATGTAGTTGCTTTCAAGATTGAACCTGCAATAATAGATGAAGAAGCACCTTCTACACCTGCAAACTTGGCTGCATCAAATACGACAGCTAGAGAAACAACATTAAGCTGGGATGCATCTACAGATAATATAGGAGTAACAGGATACGATGTATATCAGGATGGTGTAGTAGTAACAACAGCTGCTGGTACGACTACCACAATTACAGGTCTTACGCCAGAAACAACATATTCTTTCTTTGTGATTGCTAAGGATGCATCTGGAAATGAATCAGGATCAAGTAATACGGTTAGTATAACTACGTTAGAAAGTACAACAGGCCCAGGATGTCTTGATGGAATAGTAGCACCTTATGCGGAGAGTTTTGAAGCTGGTCTTGGTGCTTGGTCTCAAGCTGCAGGAGATGATCTTGATTGGACGGTAGACGCTGGTGGTACTCCATCTAATAATACAGGACCTTCTAGTGCGGTAGATGGATCAAACTATATTTATGTAGAGGCTTCTGGTAACGGAACTGGATTCCCTAATAAGCAGGCGATTTTAAATTCACCTTGTTTTGATCTTAATGATGCAACTTCTGCTTCTTTCTCATTCCAGTATCACGCGTTTGGAGCCAATAATTTTGGGTCTCTAGATGTGGAGGCAAGTAACGACGAAGGTGCAACTTGGACTAGTATTTGGAGTATAAGCGGTAATCAGGGTAATTCTTGGCAAGCTGCTAGTATCGATTTATCAGCTTATTTAGGTTCTGGATTACAATTAAGATTCAATAGAGTAACTGGTACAACTTGGAGAGCTGATGCAGCTATTGACGACGTAAGATTAACTGCTGGTGGAGGATCAGGAGGCGGAGATTGTGTTTCTGGAGATGTGACATTAAGTATTACTTTTGATAATTATCCTCAGGAAACTTCATGGACATTAACAAATTCTGGAGGAACTATAGTAGCTTCAGAAAGTTATTCTACTGCAAATCCTGATGGATCGACTGTAACAGAAACTTTTGCTGGCTTAGCCAATGATACATATACTTTTACGATTTCAGATTCGTTTGGAGATGGTATCTGCTGTGGGTTTGGTAATGGTTCTTATACATTGTCAAGCGCTGGTGGAACAATTGTAACTGGAGGAGATTTTGGTAGTTCTGAGGCTACAGACTTCTGTATAGAAGGAGGTGCTAGATTAGATACATATCCTCTTAGTGGGCTTCGTTCTGTAGATAATGACGCATTTAAGATTTATCCGAATCCAGCTTCAAACATATTAAATGTTACTGTCGGAGATAAGTCTATTGATAATGTAAAGATCTTCTCTATGTTTGGGCAACTGGTAAAAGAAATTACTAATCAGGGAACTCAGCAACAAATAGATATAAGTAATTTAGCTTCAGGCACATATTTTATTCGTTTTACTTCTGATAAAGAAGAACTTTTGGTAACAAGAAAGTTTATTATTTCGGAATAG
- a CDS encoding S41 family peptidase, with translation MTRKLFLYVTIILLSSCASVEKYNQQISEIHSPEELHQDVDYAYKKLKKLHPDVNWYISKDELDKKIDDLKSELTKPLTTKEFYKLFAPAITSIKQGHLSIHTPVKRQTKKEIKGKGKRESPFNSLSFYTSDNKLFVKKVFKGDTTLIAGSEVISVDGEKVNDLLDSFTILHASDGYNETFMPEFVGSRFGFFYSNTHKQKDSILLHLKSEDSLYNRYLYAHYDKTKASSEEGKDTVRVEKKKLSRSDKKIAKETQKKIRKKNYKYGYNKKTKEYNRNFSFLESDTGVSIGYLKIRSFTNGGYKDFYKESFAKVDSARCKNLILDLRGNLGGRLVEIDDLYSYLTDKEYVFIEKSKMTGRLSFLYPYFHTESWPTKTFATILSPVLAVYQIFKVKKENKEAYFKFKYSKLRKPKSDTFTGKVYVLINGESFSASSILATHLKATKRATFVGEETGGAYNGTVAGVYAKVELPNSKINIRIGLMKINAPYTIEPDGYGIKPDIPIKSKINNEDEELQWVIEDIEMSNKKK, from the coding sequence ATGACTAGGAAATTATTTTTATATGTTACAATCATATTGTTGTCAAGTTGTGCATCTGTAGAAAAGTACAATCAACAAATAAGTGAAATTCATAGTCCTGAAGAATTACATCAAGATGTTGATTATGCTTATAAAAAGCTTAAAAAACTACATCCAGATGTAAATTGGTATATTTCTAAAGATGAATTAGACAAAAAGATAGATGATCTAAAGAGTGAATTAACGAAGCCATTAACTACTAAAGAATTCTATAAGTTATTCGCTCCGGCTATTACTAGTATAAAACAAGGTCATTTATCAATTCATACACCCGTTAAAAGACAAACTAAAAAAGAAATAAAAGGAAAGGGAAAAAGAGAGTCACCTTTTAATTCTTTATCATTTTATACTTCAGATAATAAACTGTTCGTAAAAAAGGTTTTTAAAGGTGATACCACATTAATAGCAGGATCCGAAGTAATATCTGTTGATGGCGAAAAAGTTAATGATTTATTAGATTCTTTTACAATACTACACGCTAGTGATGGGTATAATGAAACTTTTATGCCAGAATTTGTAGGAAGTCGTTTCGGCTTTTTTTATTCAAATACGCATAAACAAAAGGACAGTATTTTATTACATCTAAAATCAGAAGATAGTTTGTATAACAGATATTTATATGCGCACTATGATAAAACAAAAGCTTCTTCGGAAGAAGGCAAAGACACTGTACGTGTTGAAAAGAAAAAGTTAAGTAGATCTGATAAGAAAATAGCGAAAGAAACTCAAAAGAAAATACGTAAGAAAAATTATAAATATGGATACAATAAAAAAACAAAAGAATATAATAGAAATTTTAGTTTTTTAGAATCTGATACGGGAGTATCTATTGGTTATTTGAAGATTAGAAGTTTTACTAATGGAGGATATAAAGACTTTTATAAAGAGAGTTTTGCTAAAGTTGATTCTGCGCGGTGTAAAAATTTGATACTGGATTTAAGAGGTAATTTAGGTGGTAGATTAGTAGAAATTGATGATTTGTATTCTTATCTAACGGATAAAGAGTATGTGTTTATAGAAAAGTCTAAAATGACTGGAAGATTAAGTTTCTTATATCCATATTTTCATACAGAATCTTGGCCTACGAAAACATTTGCTACGATTCTATCACCAGTATTAGCTGTATATCAAATTTTCAAGGTTAAGAAAGAAAACAAAGAAGCTTATTTTAAATTTAAGTATAGCAAATTACGAAAGCCCAAATCGGATACTTTTACAGGTAAAGTATATGTGCTGATTAATGGCGAAAGTTTTTCTGCAAGTAGCATTCTTGCTACGCATTTAAAAGCAACAAAGCGAGCTACTTTTGTTGGAGAAGAAACAGGTGGTGCTTATAATGGAACAGTGGCTGGAGTATACGCAAAAGTCGAGTTGCCTAATTCTAAGATTAATATACGCATAGGTCTTATGAAAATAAATGCTCCTTATACCATAGAGCCGGATGGTTATGGTATTAAGCCAGATATCCCAATAAAAAGCAAAATAAACAATGAAGATGAAGAATTACAATGGGTTATAGAGGATATTGAGATGTCTAACAAAAAGAAATAA